The Curtobacterium poinsettiae DNA segment CCGAGGGCGTCGTACCCGGTGGTGCCGTCGACCGGCCACGAGCTCGGCAGCTGCTCGCCGGGCTCGAGGATCTTCTCGACGAGGGTGTAGGCCCCGCCGGTCAGCTCCGCCAGGTCCTGCAGGTAGCCCGCCGGGTCGTACAGCCCGTCCGGGTGGTCGATGCGCAGGCCGTCGACGAGGCCGTCGCGGAACCAGCCGCCGATGACCCCGTGCGAGGCCGCGAACACCTCGGGCTCCTCGACCCGGATCGCCGCGAGGGTGTTCACCGCGAAGAACCGGCGGTAGTTCAGGTCGTGGTCGGCACGCTTCCAGTGCACGAACGCGTAGTGCTGGCGCTCGTGGACGGTCTCGACGGTGTCGCCGTCGTGCACCGTCCCGGGTGCGGTGGGGTAGGCGGTCTCGCCGACGCGGAGCACCGGACGCTCGGCGTCGGACGTGTCGAGCGTGACCGCGTCGAGCAGCCGGTCGTCGAGCACGGGGACGCGGAGCTTGCCGTCGCCGGCTTCCCAGTCCACGTCGAAGGCCCACGCCACGGGGGAGCCCTGCCCGAGTTCGAGCAGGGACCACCACCACGGGTTCGACTCGGGGGTCGCGACGCCGACGTGGTTCGGCACCACGTCGACGATGACCCCGAGGCCGACGGCGTGCGCGGCCTCGGCCACCGCCCGCATCGCCTGGTCACCGCCACGGTCGGTGTCGACCCGCGTGTGGTCGACCACGTCGTAGCCGTGGTTCGACCCGGACTCGGCCTGCAGCACCGGCGACAGGTACAGCCAGTCGGCCCCGAGGTCGTGCACGTAGTCGACCAGGTCGCGGGCGGCGTCGAGGTCGAAGTCGGCCGAGACCTGCAGCCGGTACGTCGACGAGGGGACGCGGTTCGCTGCGCCGGGCGTTCCGGCGGTCATCGGGCGGCTCCGCTCGGTGCGGTGGAACCGGCCGGGTTGGCCGGGGTGACGGCGTCCTGCGGGGCGACCGGTTCGGGGGCGCCGTCCTGCTCGGCGTCGACCGGGGTGCTCGTGACCTCGTGGTCGGGCTCGGCACGCAGGACGATCATCGACCGCGCGGGGACGTCGAGCGGGGTCCCCGCATCGAGCACCTCGTCGCGTGCGCCGGGGTCGGCGGTGTCGATCCGGACGGTCCAGCCGGGGGAGTACTCCTCTGGTGGGAGCGTGAAGGTCACGACGTCGTCGTGGGCGTTGAAGTACGTGATGAAACCGACGTCGGTGACGCGCTCACCACGGGCGTCGCGCCCGCGGATGCCCTCGCCGTTCAGGTACATGCCGACACTCTTGCCGAAGCCGGAGTCCCAGTCCTCGGGGTCCATCGCGTCGCCCGAGGGGGTCAGCCACACCACGTCGGGCAGCGGCTCGCCCTCGCCACGACGGACCGGACGGCCGTTGAAGTACCTGGTCCGGCGGAACGTGGGGTGGTCGTGCCGGAGCTTCACCACGTCGGCGGTGAACTGGATGAGGTCCTCGTCCGCACTGTCCCAGTCGATCCAGCTGAGCTCGGAGTCCTGCGCGTAGACGTTGTTGTTGCCGGACTGCGACCGGCCGAGCTCGTCGCCGTGCGCGATCATCGGCACGCCCTGGCTCAGGAGCAGGGTGGCCAGGAAGTTCCGGCGACGCTGCAGCCGCAGGGCGTTCACGGCCTCGTCGTCGGTCGGGCCCTCGGCGCCGGAGTTCCACGACCGGTTGTGGCTCTCACCGTCGTTGTTGTCCTCGCCGTTGGCCTCGTTGTGCTTCTCGTTGTAGGCCACCAGGTCGTACAGCGTGAAGCCGTCGTGCGCGGTGATGAAGTTGATGCTCGCCTTGGGCGTGCGGCCGTCGTGCTCGTACAGGTCCGCCGAGCCGGAGATCCGCGAGGCGAACTCGCCGAGCGTCGACGACTCACCGCGCCAGAAGTCGCGGACGGTGTCGCGGTACTTGCCGTTCCACTCGGACCACTGGGGCGGGAAGTTGCCGACCTGGTACCCACCGGGGCCGACGTCCCACGGCTCGGCGATCAGCTTGACCTGCGACACGATCGGGTCCTGCTGCACCAGTTCGAAGAAGGCCGACAGCCGGTCGACTTCGTAGAACTCGCGGGCCAGTGCCGACGCGAGGTCGAAGCGGAACCCGTCGACGTGCATCTCCGTCACCCAGTAGCGGAGCGAGTCGAGGATGAGCTGCAGCGAGTGCGGGTGCCCGACGTTGAGCGAGTTCCCCGTGCCCGTGTAGTCCATGTAGAACTTCTTGTCGTCGTCGACCAGGCGGTAGTAGGCCGCGTTGTCGATGCCGCGGAACGACAGCGTCGGGCCGAGGTGGTTGCCCTCGGCGGTGTGGTTGTAGACGACGTCGAGGACGACCTCGATGCCGGCGCGGTGCAGCTCGCGCACCATCGTCTTGAACTCCTGGACCTGCTGGCCCTGGTCGCCCGACGACGAGTACGCCGAGTGCGGCGCGAAGAAGCCGATGGTGTTGTAGCCCCAGTAGTTCGACAGCCCCTTGTCCTGCAGGGTCGAGTCGTTCACGAACTGGTGCACCGGCATGAGCTCGAGCGTGGTGACGCCGAGACGCTGCAGGTGCTCGATGACCGCCGGGTGGGAGACGCCGGCGTACGTTCCGCGCTGCTCTTCCGGCACGTCGGGGTGGGTCTCGGTGAGTCCCTTGACGTGCGCTTCGTAGATGACGGTCTCGCCGTACGGCGTGCGCGGCGGGCGATCCCCCTGCCAGTCGAAGAAGGGGTTGATCACGACGCCCTTCATCATGTGCGACGCGGAGTCCTCGTCGTTGGTCGAGTCCGGGTCGCCGAACGTGTACGAGAAGAGCGACTGGTCCCAGTCGATCTCGCCGCTCGTCGCCTTGGCGTACGGGTCGAGCAGGAGCTTCGACGGGTTGCAGCGTGCGCCGGAGTCCGGGTCGTACGGGCCGTGCACGCGGAAGCCGTACTCCTGCCCGGGGCCGATGTTGGGGAGGTACGCGTGCCAGACGTAGGCGTCCACCTCGAGCAGGCGGACGCATTCTTCGTTGCCGTCGGAATCGAACAGACAGAGTTCGACGCGCTCGGCGACCTCGGAGAACAGCGCGAAGTTCGTGCCGCTCCCGTCGTAGGTCGCCCCGAGCGGGTACGGGTTTCCGGGCCAGGTGTGCAAACGGTCCTCCAGGTGTGGGTCCGGCCAACATATCGGCGGCGCTCGTCCGCGTCCGCAGACAAGCCCCAGCTGTGGATGCCAGCTGTGCCCCGCGGCCTGTGGAGGAACGGACGAGTAGCGTCGCGCGCATGGCCAACATCGTCTCGAAGATCGCAGACCAGGTCCGCCCGCTCGGGGTCTCCACGAACTACGGAGAACCCGTCGAGGTCGGCGACCAGACCCTGATCCCCGTGTCCGTCAGCTGGTTCGGCTTCGGCGGCGGCGGGGGCGACGACGAGAACGGCGGTGGTGGTGGTGGCGGTGCGTCGGCCCCGGTCGGCGCCTACGTCCGTCGCCCGGGCAAGGACCTGGTGTTCGAACCGAACCCGATCTCGCTGATCGTCGTGGCCATCCCCTTCGTGTGGGTGGCCGGGCGTGTCCTCCGCAAACTGGTGCGCGCGCTCAAGAAGTGACCCCCTGACGCAACGGGAGGCCCGTGGCGACGCCGCCACGGGCCTCCCGTCCGTCACGCGGTCGCGACCGCGTCTAGACTGCTGGCACACACACGGGAGTCCGGGACCGCCGGGCTGAGAGGGAGCGATCGGCGCTCCGACCGTCGAACCTGATCCGGATCATGCCGGCGCAGGGAGGAGTCAGCAGCATGCCTTCAGGCACGTCCACAACCGTCACCACCGCTCCGCGGCGATCGCTGCGTTGGCGGGTCGTCGACATCGTCGTCGCGAGTGTCCTCGCGGTGGCCCTCGGGGTCGTCTTCCGGCTCTGGGAGTTCGGCTACGAACCCATCAGCGCCGTCATGGACCTCGTGCTCCCCGGCACGAAGGCCCTGTTCGGCGGGGTCTGGCTGCTCGCCGGCCCGATCGTCGCGATCGTCGTCCGCAAGCCCGGCGCCGCGCTCTACGGCGAGATGGTCGCCGCCTCGGTCGAGGCGTTGTTCGGCACCCAGTGGGGATGGCTCACGCTCGAGGCCGGGCTCGTCCAGGGCCTCGGCGCGGAGATCGTCCTCGCGTTGTTCCTGTACCGCGTCTACCGCCTGCCGGTCGTCGTGCTCGCCGGTGCCGCGGCCGGACTCGCGCTCGGCATCAACGACACCGTCCTCTGGTACCCGGGGCTCGACGTCGCCTTCAAGGTCGTCTACGTCGTCTGCGCGATCATCTCCGGCGCCGTGATCGCGGGGGCGGGTTCGTGGCTCATCGTCCGGGCACTCGCCCGCACCGGGGTGCTGTCGTCCTTTGCGGCCGGCCGCGAGCACAGCCGTCGCGAACCCCGCGCCCTGGTGTGACCGTGCCCGCTCCGTCGGCGACGTCCCCTTCCACCGGCGGCGACGCCGGCGCAGGTGCCGGCGTCCGCGGGGCACGCATCGTGTTCCGTGGCTGGGGCTGGCGGTACCCGGAGCGGGACGCCTGGGCCGTCCGCGACGTCGACCTGACCGTCGAGCCGGGGGAGCGGGTCGCCGTCGTCGGCCCGTCCGGGGCAGGCAAGTCGACGCTCCTGCGAGCGGTCGCGGGCGTGCTGCCCGACGAGCCCGATGCCACCGACGACACCGCTGCTTCGGTGCAGGGAGCACTCCTGGTCGACGAGGCCGACCCCCGCGCGGTCCGCGGGCGAGTCGGTCTCGTCATGCAGGACCCCGAGGCGCACACCGTGATGTCCCGCGTCGGCGACGACGTGGCCTTCGGCTGCGAGAACGCCGGCGTCTCCCGCGACGAGACCTGGGCCCGGGTGCGGACGGCGCTCGACGTCGTCGGCCTCGACCTGCCGCTCGACCGCTCCACCGCGCAGCTGTCCGGCGGGCAGCGGCAGCGGTTGGCGCTCGCGGGCGTGCTCGCGATGCGGCCGGGTGCGCTCGTGCTTGACGAACCCTGCGCGAACCTCGACCCGGACGGCGTGGCGCAGGTGCACGACGCCGTCCGGGCACTGCTCGACGAGACCGGGGCGACGCTGCTCGTGGTGGAGCACCGGATCGGCACCTGGCTGGACCTGGTCGATCGGCTCGTGCTGCTCGAACCGGGCGGCGGCGTGGTCGCGGACGGTCCGCCGGCCCGGGTGCTGGTGGACCACGGCGAGGCGCTCACGGCGGCCGGGGTCTGGGTGCCGGGCGCCGAGCCGGCGCGCGGTTCGGCGCGGGGGCGGCGGCGTGCGAGCGGGCGAGCGGGCGAAGTACCCGGGGCGTCCGGTGGGGCGACCGCGGCATTCCGCCCGCTCGGCGAGGGGGTGCTCGGCGAGGGGGTGCTCGACGAGGGGACGGCGGTACTGCTCGAAGCCCGGGGGCTCGGCACGGCACGGGGGAAGCGAGCGGTGGGGAACGGCATCGACCTCGGGCTCCGGGCCGGGCAGGTCCTCGCCGTCACCGGACCGAACGGCGTCGGCAAGTCGACGCTCGGGCTGACCCTCGCGGGCTTGCTCCCACCGGCAGCCGGTCAGCTCCGCGCCACGGACACCCTCGCCGACGGCATCGGCGCCGCACCGCACGCCTGGACGAGCCGCGAACTCGCCGCCCGGATCGGCACGGTGTTCCAGGACCCGGAGCACCAGTTCGTCGCCCGCTCCGTCCGCGAGGAGGTCGAGGCAGGCCCCCGCGCCCTCGGAGCCGCGGACGCCGCCGAACGAGCCATCCTTCTGCTCGACGAGTTCGGGCTCGCACGCCTGGCCGACGCCAACCCCTTCACCCTGTCCGGGGGCGAACAACGACGACTCGCGATCGCCGCGGTCATCGCGGCCCGGCCGCCGGTCGTCGTGCTCGACGAACCGACCTCCGGGCAGGATCGTGCCACGTGGCAGGCCGTCGTCGGTCGGCTCGGGGCCCTGGCCGACGCCGGCACCGCGGTGGTGGCGGTCACCCACGACCGCGATCTCGTCCGGGCACTCGATGCCGACGAGGTCGTGCTCGGGCCGGACGGTGTCCGGACCGTCGGGCGCGACCAGGGGCCGTCGGTCGCGACCATCCCGGAGACGGGGCCGACGGTCGGGATCCGCCCCGGGCCTCCAGACCGGACCGACACGGCCGCCCGGACCGCCGGGACCGCCGAGACCGCCCGGACCGCCGGGACCGCCGGGACTGACGCGACCGCCGGGACGAACGCGACCCACCGGACGAACCCCGTGCGACGACCGCTGCCGGTCCGCGCGCCCGGCATCCCCGGCGTCCAGCCGGTCGCGTCGCTGATCGGTGTGCTCGCCCTCGGCGTCTGCCTGGTGCTCAGCCTCGACGTCGTCTCCGCCGCCGTCGCCCTGGCGCTCGAACTCGCGCTCCTGCCGCTCCTGCGCCTGCCGGTCCGGACCCTGCTGCTCCGACTCGCACCGGTGCTCGTCGCGGTGCCGCTGACGGCGGTGAGCATCGCGCTGTACGGCAGGCCCTCCGGGCGGGAGTGGTTCGACCTCGGGTTCGCGCACGTCACCGACGGTTCGTTGACGCTCGCGTCGGCGACCGCGCTCCGGGTCCTCGCGGTGGGGGTGCCGGCCATCGCGCTCTTCGTGCGGATCGACCCGACCGACCTGGCCGACGGGCTCGCGCAGGTCCTCCGGCTGCCCGCGCGCTTCGTGCTCGGGGCGCTCGCGGCCGTCCGGATGATGACGCTGCTCGTCGACGACTGGCGACAGCTCGCGATGGCGCGGCGCGCCCGAGGACTGGCCGACTCCGGGCGGCTGCGACGCGGGGCGACCATGGCGTTCGCGCTGCTCGTGCTCGCGTTGCGTCGGGCGACGACGTTGGCGGTGGCGATGGAGTCACGGGGGTTCGGTGCTCCCGGGCGGCGCACCTGGGCGCGGGTCGCACGGTTCGCCGGGCCGGAGTGGGCGATGGTGGCGGCGCTGGTCGGCATCGGCGTGGTGTCGATCACGGTCGCGGTGAGCGTGGGGACGTGGCGTGCCTGACACGGAAAGCGCGGACGGGACGACGGCCGGCGGGCGCGCGACGGGCGGCGAACACGCGACAAGCGGCGGGCGCGCAACGGGCGCGACCGCCGCTGACCTCGCCCCCGGCCTGGCCGCTGCTGCTGCCGGTGTCGCCACTGCCACGGGTCGGCGTGCCGTCGTGCTCGTCGACGGCCGGTCCGGCACGGGCAAGACCACCCTCGGAGCACAGGTCGCGGAGTTGCTCGGCGCGCAGCTCGTGCACCTGGACGACCTGTACCCGGGGTGGGACGGCCTGCGTGCGGCTGCCGATGCCGTGGTGACCGACGTCCTCGGAACGCCGAGTGGGTACCGACGCTGGGACTGGGCGGCCGATGCACCCGCGGACCGGGCGTCGGTGGACCCCGACCTGCCGATCGTGGTCGAGGGGTGCGGGGCGTTGTCCCGGGCGTCGGCACCGCTGGCGTCCCTGCGGGTGTGGCTCGAGGCCGATGACGCCGTGCGGTGGGACCGGGCGATCGGCCGCGACGGTGCGGTCTTCGCGCGCGAGTGGGACCGCTGGGCCGCGCAGGAGCAGGCCTTCATCGCCGCCGAGGACCCGGCCGCCCTCGCCGACGTGGTCCTGCGGACGTAGGGCGCCGCAGCACCGCGGCCGGCGGCGAGCATCGAGGTTTCGCGCTCGGCGACACCTCACGGGCTCCGGACGGCGAGAGCTGTCGCTCAGCGCGGAACGTCAGCCCGCCGCGCCCGCGCCTGTGCCCGCCCGCGCCCCCGCGCTCGTGCCCGTGCTCGCCTCCCGCCGCGCCACTGCCCGCGGATCCACCGCGAACACCGCCGCCACGATCGTCAGCACGGCGTACACCCCGAGGTACCCGCACAGGATCCACGGCGAGCCACCCCCGAGCTGCACGAACACCGCGGCCAGCAGCGGCGTCAGCCCCACCGAGAAGATCGACCCGATCTGGTACCCGAGCGACATCCCCGAGTACCGCCGCCCGGTCGGGAACTGCTCCGCGAACCACGCCGCCTGCGGCCCGTAGATGCTGTCGTGGAAGACGCACATCCCGATCAGCGCCACGAGCGGCAGCAGCACGAGCGGACCGGCGTCGAGGAACGCGAAGAACGGCCAGATGAGCACCGCGATGCCCGCCGCCGACCAGATCGTGAGCACCCGCCGCCCGACCCGGTCGGACAGCCACCCCCAGAACGGCGTCGACACGAGCGACACCGCCGAGATCACGAGCACGGCCTGCAGCCCCGCGTCCGAGCCCGCCGGCCCGCGCACGTTGCCGAGGTAGGTCAGCGAGTACGTCGTCAGGATCGAGTAGAGCGCCGGCTGCACGAGGCGCAGGCCCGCCGTCACCAGGATCGACCGCGGATGCTGCCGGATCGCCTGCCACACCGGGAACCGCTCGACCCCACCCGCGGCGCGCAGCTCCTGGAACACCGGGGCGTCCTGCACGCCGAGCCGGATGACGAGCCCGACCGCCACGATCACCGCCGAGAACAGGAACGGCAGCCGCCAGCCCCAGGCCAGGAACGCCTCGGTGCCGAGCGTCGACCGCACGAGCGTGAAGACCCCGGTCGCCAGGAGCATCCCACCGGCCGACCCCATCTGCGTGAACGCCCCGAACAGCCCCCGGTGCCGTTCCGGTGCGTGCTCGACGGACAGCAGCGCCGAGCCGCCCCACTCCGCACCGGCCGCGACGCCCTGCAGCAGCCGCAGGAACACGAGCGCCACGACGGCACCGACCCCGATGGTCGCGGCGGACGGGATCACCCCGATCAGTGTGGAGGCGATGCCCATCAGCACCAGCGACGCGACGAGCAGCTTCTTCCGCCCGATCCGGTCACCCAGGTGGCCGGCGATCACGCCGCCGAGAGGCCGCGCCACGAACCCGACGCCGTAGGTCGCGAACGACGCGATGACCCCGACGGCCGGCGTCACCGACGGGAAGAACGTCGGTGCGAACACCAGCGCCGAGGCCGTCGCGTAGAGGTAGAAGTCGTAGTACTCGACGGTCGTGCCGACGAACGACGCGAGGGCGACCCGACGACGGGTCGCGGTGGTCGACGGTGCGGCGGGACGGCCTGGAGGCGCGGTGACGGTGGTCTGGCTCGGCATGCCTCAGGAGCATGGTCGCGTCCAGGGCCGCGGGGAACACCGCGCGTAACGGGAGGTCACGTCGCTGTCGTCGGGCGGTGCCCGCCGACCACGATGGGACGCATGAGCGATGCACCGAACCGCCCGCTGCGCTTCGCGGCCTTCGTCATGAACACGACGTCGCACATCCAGCACGGCCTGTGGCGCCACCCCGACGCCCGGCAGGCGGACTTCGACGACGTGACGCTGTGGACCGACCTGGCGAGGACCCTCGAGCGCGGCAAGTTCGACGCGATGTTCTTCGCCGACGTCGTCGGGACCTACGGCCCCGGTCGCGGCGACTACTCGACCAACCTGCGCGAGGGGCTGCAGATCCCCTCGAACGACCCCTCCGTGCTGCTCTCCGCGCTCGCCGTGTCGACCGAGCACCTCGGGCTCGCGTTCACCTCGAGCGTCATCCAGGCGCACCCGTTCGACTTCGCCCGCAAGGTCTCAACGCTCGACCACATCACCCGGGGCCGTATCGGCTGGAACGTCGTCACGAGCGCCCTCGACAGCGCCGCCCGGAACTTCGGCGCCGACCGGCTCGAGGAGCACGATGAGCGCTACGTCTGGGCCGAGGAGTACCTCGAGGTCTGCGCGAAGCTCTGGGAGGGCTCGTGGGAGGACGGCGCCGTGCTGAAGGACCCCGTCCACGGCTACGCCGACCCCGACAAGGTGCACCGCATCGACCACCACGGCACGCGCTACGACGTGCAGGGCCCGCACCTGTCGGCTCCGTCGCCGCAGCGGACGCCGGTGCTGTTCCAGGCTGGGTCGTCGCCGGCCGGCCGTGCCTTCGCCGCGCGGAACGCCGAGGCCCAGTTCATCCTGACCTCGAACCGGGACGCCACCGAACAGCTCATCCGCGAGACCCGCGACCTCGCTTCGACAGCGGGGCGCCGACGGGAGGACATCGCGTTCTTCCTCGGCCTGACCTTCGTCACCGGCTCCACCGAGGCCGAGGCGAAGGCCAAGGAAGCGGAGATCGACGAGTACCTGGCCGCCGACGGGTTCCTGGTGCACTCGAACCTCGGCTTCGACCCGGACACCGGCGAACCCCTCGACCCGGACACCCCCCTGTCCGAGGTCCGCACCCACGCCGGGCAGTCGCACCTGCAGTGGCTCCGCGAGGCCGCCGGCGACCGCGAGCCGACCATCGCCGACCTGGCTCGCCTGTCCGCCAAGCTCCGCGCCCGGGTCGTCGGCACGCCGGAGCAGATCGCCGACGAGCTCGCCGACTGGCAGCGGGTGGGTGTCGATGGCGTCAACGTCATCAACTGGACGCTGCCCGGCTCGTACGAGGAGTTCGTCGACCACATCGCGCCGACCCTGCAGGAGCGCGGGCTGATGCAGTCCGAGTACCGCGAGGGCACCCTGCGCGAGAAGCTCTTCGGCCACGCGCAGCTGCCGGACTCGCACCCGGCCAGGCAGTGGCGCGGAGCGTTCACCGGCGGCGCGAGCGGCGTCGCGGACGCGGCACGTGGCGTGGAGGTGACCGCGTGACGGCGGCGACGACGACCGACGGGCGCAGGACGGGCCTCCCGGCCGACCGCCTGACCACCCTGCGGGCGCGCTTCGCACCGCTGTTCGCGGCCATCCGCGACGGCGCGGTCGCGCGCGAGCTCGCATCCGGGACGCCGGGAGACCGGCCGCTACCGCACGACGAGGTCCGCGCGCTCGCCGACGCGGGGTTCGGGCGGCTGCGTGTGCCGGAGGACCGCGGCGGCTTCGGGGTGACCCTCGTCGAACTCGCGCACCTGGTGGCGGACCTGGCCGCCGCGGACTCGAACATCGCCCACCTGTGGCGCGGGCACTTCGGGTACACGGAGCTCGTGCTGCTGCGGCCGGACTCGGCCGGGCGGGACGAGTGGCTCCAGCGCATCGTCGACGGGGCGGTCATCGGGAACGCGACCTCGGAGCGGACCGGCACGACGCTCGCCGACATCTCGACGACGGTCACACCGGCTGGCGATGCCCTCCGTCTCGACGGGCGGAAGTTCTACTCGACCGGCACGCTCTACGCGGACTGGATCTACCTGGCGGCGGATCGCGACGGGGAGCGCGTGACGTTCGCCGTCGACGCCACCGCGCCGGGGGTCAGGAGCATCGACGACTGGGACGGTTTCGGGCAGCGGTTGACCGCGTCGGGCACCACCGTGTTCGAGGGGGTGGCGGTCGACCCGTCGGTGGTGTCGGCGTACCGGGACGCTCCGCTGTCGCACATCCAGGCCTTCTACCAGCTGTACCTGCTGGCCGTCCTCGCCGGGATCGGGCAGGCGGTGTCCGACGACGCCGTGGCCTTCGTGCGACCACGGACCCGCACGTACATCCACGCCAACGCGGCCGTGCCGGGGGAGGACCCGCAGGTGCTCGCGGTGCTCGGGCGGCTGTCGGCCGGGGCGTTCACCGCCCGGTCACTCGTCGCCGCCGCCGCTGGGCTGCTCGACGGGGTCGTCGCGACGAACGAGCCCGGGGTCGGTGTCGACCGCGTGCTGCTCGACGCGGCCGAGAACGCCGTGTACCAGGCGCAGGTCGAGGTCGGGCCGCGGGTGCTGCGGTCGGCGTCCGAGCTGTTCGAGGTCGGCGGGGCGTCCGCGGCCGACCGGACGCGTGCGCTGGACCGGCACTGGCGGAACGCGCGGGTGGTGGCGTCGCACAACCCGGCCGTCTACAAGGAACGGATGGTGGGGGAGTACGCGCTGCACGGGCGGGGGCCGGTGGGCGCGTGGGAGAAGTACCACGAGGTGGGGCCCACGCGGTTCTGAGGTGCGGTGCGGTGCGGTGCGCGGGCGAGTCGCTGGGCCGCTATGCCCAGCCGAGCTCGTGCAGCCGCTCGTCGTCGATGCCGTAGAAGTGTCCGATCTCGTGCACGAGCGTCGTGTGCACCTCGTCCTTGAGCTCCTCGAGGGTGTCGCACTCGGCCAGGTGCTGCTTCCGGAACACCACGATGCGGTCGGGCAGTTCGCCGAAGCCGTACTGCCCGCGCTCGGTGGCCGCGATGCCGTCGTACACGCCGAAGAGCTCTTCGCCGTTCTCCGGTTCGTCCTCGACGACGAACACCACGTTGTCGAGCCCGTCGACCATCTCGTCAGGCAGCAGGTCGAGTTCGTCGGTCACGAGCTGCTCGAAGTCGTCGGCGGACATCTCCATCACGAGGGGATCGTCCCACACCGCGCTGACCACCCGCGGTACGACGAAGGCCCCGATCCAACGGACCGGGGCCTTCGTCTGTTCTAGAACACTGGGGTGAATAACGGGTCTCGAACCCGCGACCTCCTAGACCACAACCAGGCGCTCTACCAACTGAGCTATATCCACCATGTTCGAACCGGCGGACCGGCGCGACCACTCAATAGTAGTACATGCGGGACGGGGTGCGGACCACCCGTGTCGCTACTCGGCCGCGGGCTGCGCCAGCCGTGACTCCCACTTCGCCACGACGTCGGCCTGCACGGCACGCACGTCGTCCGTGCTCGGGCCGGGCTCGGCGACGAAGCCGGCGCGGCGGTAGTACTCGAGCTCCGGATCGACTCGAGGATGTCCGCGAGGGCCCGGTGTCCACCGTGCTTCTCCGGCGCGTTGAAGTACACGCGCGGGAACCAGCGGCGGCACAGCTCCTTGATGCTCGACACGTCGACGCTGCGGTAGTGCAGGTGCCCGTCGACCCGCGGCATGTACTTCGACAGGAACGCTCGGTCGGTGCCGATCGTGTTGCCGGCCAGCGGCGCGGAGCCCTCGGCGGGGACGTGCTGGAGGATGTACTCGAGCACCTGGTACTCGGCGTCCGCCAGGCTGACGCCGTTCGGGATCTCGTCGATGAGCCCCGAGGTGACGTGCATGTTCGTCACGAACTCGTTCATGTTGTCGAGCGCCGACTGGTCCGGCTTGATGACGATGTCGAAGCCGGGGTGCACGGGCTCGAGGTCGAAGTCGGTGATGACCACGGCCACCTCGACGAGTTCGTCGACCTCGAGGTCGAGGCCGGTCATCTCGCAGTCGATCCAGACGAGGCGGTCATTCGCGGTTGCCATGTCCCCGATCCTATTCCCGCCCCGCGATCGTCCCGTACGTGCGGCCGCGCTCGCCGGTGCCGGCCCGACCGTGCCCGGCCGCGTCCGCTCGCGCCGGCCCGACCGCGCCCGGCCGCGTCCGCCCGTCCCAGCCCGTCCCGCCCGTCCCGCGAGCGGGCGGAATGCCGCGATCGCCCTGCGGACGCACCCGGATGTTCCGCCCGTTCGTCCGGGACGCGAGCCGCATGCGGTGCAGGCGACCGCCGGGAGGCTCGTGGCGACCCCGACGGGCCGCCCCGCGCCTCCAGGCGGTCGCCACCCACCCCGCCTGCCGCACCGATCCGGCCCGGTCCCGCGTCGTCGACGCGAGCGGGCGAAATGGCGAGGGCACCCTTCGAACGGACCGCGGTATTCCGCCCGCTCGCCGACAGCGGCCGCGCCGCGCTCCCGGCTTCGCACGGCTGCGTGCTGCCGAGCGGGCGGAATGCCGCGGTCGTCCTGCTGGCGCACCCGGATGTTCCGCCCGCTCGTCCGCGACGCGAGCCGCATGCATCGTGAAGCGACCGCCTGGAGGCCCGCGGCGACCCCGGCAGGCCGCCCCGCGCCTCCAGGCGGTCGCCCTCCACCCCGCCTGCCGCACGGTTCTCGCCAGCCCGCACGAGCGGGCGAAATGCCGGAGTTGCTCCGCGGTCGGGGCCGGGCATTTCGCCCGCTCGCGGGTGGGGCGTGGAACGAGG contains these protein-coding regions:
- a CDS encoding ATP-binding protein; protein product: MPDTESADGTTAGGRATGGEHATSGGRATGATAADLAPGLAAAAAGVATATGRRAVVLVDGRSGTGKTTLGAQVAELLGAQLVHLDDLYPGWDGLRAAADAVVTDVLGTPSGYRRWDWAADAPADRASVDPDLPIVVEGCGALSRASAPLASLRVWLEADDAVRWDRAIGRDGAVFAREWDRWAAQEQAFIAAEDPAALADVVLRT
- the glgX gene encoding glycogen debranching protein GlgX, whose translation is MHTWPGNPYPLGATYDGSGTNFALFSEVAERVELCLFDSDGNEECVRLLEVDAYVWHAYLPNIGPGQEYGFRVHGPYDPDSGARCNPSKLLLDPYAKATSGEIDWDQSLFSYTFGDPDSTNDEDSASHMMKGVVINPFFDWQGDRPPRTPYGETVIYEAHVKGLTETHPDVPEEQRGTYAGVSHPAVIEHLQRLGVTTLELMPVHQFVNDSTLQDKGLSNYWGYNTIGFFAPHSAYSSSGDQGQQVQEFKTMVRELHRAGIEVVLDVVYNHTAEGNHLGPTLSFRGIDNAAYYRLVDDDKKFYMDYTGTGNSLNVGHPHSLQLILDSLRYWVTEMHVDGFRFDLASALAREFYEVDRLSAFFELVQQDPIVSQVKLIAEPWDVGPGGYQVGNFPPQWSEWNGKYRDTVRDFWRGESSTLGEFASRISGSADLYEHDGRTPKASINFITAHDGFTLYDLVAYNEKHNEANGEDNNDGESHNRSWNSGAEGPTDDEAVNALRLQRRRNFLATLLLSQGVPMIAHGDELGRSQSGNNNVYAQDSELSWIDWDSADEDLIQFTADVVKLRHDHPTFRRTRYFNGRPVRRGEGEPLPDVVWLTPSGDAMDPEDWDSGFGKSVGMYLNGEGIRGRDARGERVTDVGFITYFNAHDDVVTFTLPPEEYSPGWTVRIDTADPGARDEVLDAGTPLDVPARSMIVLRAEPDHEVTSTPVDAEQDGAPEPVAPQDAVTPANPAGSTAPSGAAR
- a CDS encoding ATP-binding cassette domain-containing protein, translated to MPAPSATSPSTGGDAGAGAGVRGARIVFRGWGWRYPERDAWAVRDVDLTVEPGERVAVVGPSGAGKSTLLRAVAGVLPDEPDATDDTAASVQGALLVDEADPRAVRGRVGLVMQDPEAHTVMSRVGDDVAFGCENAGVSRDETWARVRTALDVVGLDLPLDRSTAQLSGGQRQRLALAGVLAMRPGALVLDEPCANLDPDGVAQVHDAVRALLDETGATLLVVEHRIGTWLDLVDRLVLLEPGGGVVADGPPARVLVDHGEALTAAGVWVPGAEPARGSARGRRRASGRAGEVPGASGGATAAFRPLGEGVLGEGVLDEGTAVLLEARGLGTARGKRAVGNGIDLGLRAGQVLAVTGPNGVGKSTLGLTLAGLLPPAAGQLRATDTLADGIGAAPHAWTSRELAARIGTVFQDPEHQFVARSVREEVEAGPRALGAADAAERAILLLDEFGLARLADANPFTLSGGEQRRLAIAAVIAARPPVVVLDEPTSGQDRATWQAVVGRLGALADAGTAVVAVTHDRDLVRALDADEVVLGPDGVRTVGRDQGPSVATIPETGPTVGIRPGPPDRTDTAARTAGTAETARTAGTAGTDATAGTNATHRTNPVRRPLPVRAPGIPGVQPVASLIGVLALGVCLVLSLDVVSAAVALALELALLPLLRLPVRTLLLRLAPVLVAVPLTAVSIALYGRPSGREWFDLGFAHVTDGSLTLASATALRVLAVGVPAIALFVRIDPTDLADGLAQVLRLPARFVLGALAAVRMMTLLVDDWRQLAMARRARGLADSGRLRRGATMAFALLVLALRRATTLAVAMESRGFGAPGRRTWARVARFAGPEWAMVAALVGIGVVSITVAVSVGTWRA
- a CDS encoding ECF transporter S component, with the translated sequence MPSGTSTTVTTAPRRSLRWRVVDIVVASVLAVALGVVFRLWEFGYEPISAVMDLVLPGTKALFGGVWLLAGPIVAIVVRKPGAALYGEMVAASVEALFGTQWGWLTLEAGLVQGLGAEIVLALFLYRVYRLPVVVLAGAAAGLALGINDTVLWYPGLDVAFKVVYVVCAIISGAVIAGAGSWLIVRALARTGVLSSFAAGREHSRREPRALV